The DNA region ATGAGCAGCTATGAGGCGCTGCACGAGGACGTGTACTTCTCGCTGCTGGAGATGTTCCAGCAGCACTCCGGCCGCGCCACCGGCGACCGGCGCCTGCAGCCGGGCCAGACCGTGCCCGATATCCGCCCGGCCACGGGCGCACCACGGGTGCGCATCGCGCTGCGGCCCTTCGACACCGCGGCCCAGGATGCGAGCGCCTGGACCGACGCCACCGCCGGCCAGCCCTTCGAGGCCATGGGCATGGCACCCCCGCCGGAGCGGGTGGCCGCCACGCTGGCGCAGTGGCCCGGCCAGCGCTTCGGCGCCACCTCGCGCCAGGGCCGTGCAGTGCAGGGGCTCTACCACCCCGGCAGCGACGTGCCCGTGTTCATCAGCGGCGGGCAGCATGCCAACGAGACCTCGGGCGTGGTGGGGGCACTGCGCGCGGCGCAGGCCCTGCTGGCGCAGCGGCCGGGCGCGCATTTCGCGCTGCTGCCGCTGGAGAACCCCGACGGCTACGCCCTGCACCGCGAGTTGGGCGCCCAGCACCCGCACCACATGCACCACGCCGCCCGCTACAGCGCCCTGGGCGACGACATCGCTTACCGTGAAGGGGAAGGCGCGCCGCTGTACGAGCGCGCCGCGCGCGAGCAGGCGCTGGCCCTGTCTGGTGCACAGCTGCACATCAACCTGCACGGCTATCCGGCACACGAGTGGACGCGCCCGCTGTCGGGCTACGTGCCGCGCGGCTTCGAGCAATGGATGCTGCCCAAGGGCTTCTTCCTCATCCTGCGCTGCCACGCCGGCTGGCAGGACCGGGGCCGCGCGCTGCTGCAGGCCGTCACCGCCGCGCTGCGCAGCGTGCCTGGGCTGCCCGAGTACAACGCGCGCCAGATGGCGCTGTACGCGCAGCATGCCGGTCCCATCCCCTTCGAGGTGCTGCACGGTACGGCCTGCCTGCAGTCGGAGACCTCCGATGGCGCACCCGTCACGCTCATCACCGAATTTCCGGACGAGACCATCGGCGGCGACGCCTTCCGTTTCGCCCATACGGTGCAGAAGGCGACCGTGCTGGCCGCGCAGCAGGCATGGCAGGAGATTGCCGCCAGGCCCCAGCAACCCTGAGCCGCGCCGCGGGGCGGCCGCACCATTCAAGAAAAAATCGGCCTCTAGCGCTTATCCATCAAGCGCATATAGCTATCAAATAAATAGCACTACAACGAAGCCGCCGCGCGGGCGGCCTGGTCGTACATGCCCGACAGCACGCGCAGCAGCCGGGCCAGTTCGCCAATGTCGCGGTTGAGCGCGTCGTCGGCGTTGAGCGCGTCGATCAGGCAGCTCTCGCGGATCTCGCGGTAGCGCTGCACATACGCCTTGCCGGCCTCGGTGGCGGCATAGGTCACGTCCTTGCCGTTCTTGCTCGACGCCACCACCCTCAGCGACAGGAGCTTCTTGAGCGAGTAGTTCACCACGTGGGTGTCCTCCACGTTCATGATGAAGCAGATGTCCGCCAGGCGCTTGTCGCGCGCCCGGTGCGTGACGTGGTGCAGCACGATCACGTCCAGCGGCGTCAGGTCGCGCAGGCCCGCCGCCGCCATGCAGTGCACGATCCAGCGCTCGAAGGCATTGCCCGCCACGATCAGTCCGAACTCGAACTCGCTCATCTCCGCGCTGTGGGCCGACACGAGATGCGCCGACGACACGATGGGCGCATGCCCGGGCTTGGGTTGGGCGGCTGGCTTCATGGCAGGAATCCCCTTCTTGGAACACGGTGCTGGCATGGCTTGTGCATGCCGACTGATTGTAGGCAGCACCCCGATGATTTGCCGGCGATTTGTCGACACACAGGTAAAGCCCCTAGGCCGTGCCGGCCCACCCCGGCTTACAGTCCGTCGCGGAAGCGAACGTCCCAACCACTGTGGAGTACCCAAGATGATGAAGCGTAGAACCCTTTCCTTGCTCGCCATCGGTCTGGCCGGCAGCCTGGGCGTGCCCTCGGCCATGGCCCAGACCAAGTGGGACCTGGCGTCCGCCTACCCGATCACCAACTTCCACACCGAGAACCTGCAGCAGTTCGCCAAGGACGTGGACGCGGCCACCAGCGGCAAGCTCAAGATCACCGTGCACGCCAACGCCTCGCTGTTCAAGGCCAACGAGATCAAGCGCGCCGTGCAGGGCGGCCAGGCGCCTGCGGGGGAAATCCTGCTGCCCAACTTCGAGAACGAGAACCCCATCTTCGGCGCCGACGGCATCCCCTTCCTCGCCACCTCTTATGCGGACTCCAAGCGCCTGTATGACGCGCAGAAGCCCGTGCTGGAGAAGCTGCTCAACGCCCAGGGCCTGCGCCTGCTGTACACCGTGGCCTGGCCGCCGCAGGGCATCTACGCCAAGAAGGAACTGGCCTCGGTGGCCGACCTGCGCGGCATCAAGTGGCGGGCCTACAGCCCCGCCACGGCCAAGATCGCCGAGCTGATCGGCGCGCAACCCGTCACCATCCAGGCGGCGGAACTGTCCCAGGCCATGGCGACCGGCGTGGTCGAGTCGATGATGACATCAGGCTCCACCGGGTACGACAGCAAGCTCTACGAGAGCATCAAGTACTTCTACGACACGCAGGCCTGGCTGCCCAAGAACGCGGTCATCGTCAGCAAGAAGGCATTCGACGCGCTCGACAAGCCCGCGCAGGACGGCCTGCTCAAGGCTGCGGCCGAGGCCGAGGCGCGCGGCTGGAAGGTCAGCGCCGAGAAGAATGACTGGTACAAGAAGGCCCTGACCGAGAAGGGCATGAAGATCCTGCCGCCCTCGCCCAAGCTGGTGGCGGACATGCGCCAGGTCGGCGACATCATGCTGGCCGACTGGCTCAAGAAGGCCGGCCCCGACGGCGAGGCCATCGTCGCCGCGTACCGCAAGTCCGCGCCGGCCAAGTGACGCGACGGACGCTGACGATGCGCCGCTTTCTTGACCGCCTCTATCTCGGCGCCGGCGCCCTGGGCGCCGTGTTCGTCGCACTCATCTGCGTGCTGATGATCGCCCAGAGCGTGCTGCGCGAGATGGGCGTGCGCACCGGCGCGCTGAACGACGTGGTGGCGTGGTTCTGCGCCGCCGCTGCCTTCTTCGCCATGGCACACGCCTTCAAGCACGGTGACTTCGTGCGCGTCACCCTGCTGCTGGAGAAGCTGCCGCCGCGGCGGCGCCGGCAGTTCGAGGTGGTGAGCCTGGCCATCGGCTCGGTGGCGGTGGCGTACCTGGCGTGGTCGGCCTGCCTGTTCACCTACGAAAGCTGGGAATTCAACGACATCGCCCAAGGGCTGCTGCCCCTGCCGATGTGGATTCCGCAGCTGAGCTTCGCCATCGGTTCCGTGCTGCTGCTGGTGGCCGTGGTGGATGAATTCGTCATCGTGCTGCGCGGCGGCGTGCCCACCTTCGTGCGCGAGGTCGAGGAGCGGCACGCACGCGGCGACTTCTCCTCCGACATCTGAGCATGGCGACCCCATGGCCCGGCCTGTCACGCTCCCGCACCCGGCAGCGCGCGGGCTGTGCGTTGCCCACTGCGCCGCCAGCACGGCAGCACGGCAGCACTGCGCAGCAGCTTGCGCCTGATCCCCTCCTCTCCCTAGGCTTCGAAAGTTCCCCATGGATATCCTGATGGTGGGCGGCATCCTGTTGCTGCTGATGATCGTGCTGCTGGCCGGCGGCGTGTGGATCGCCATGACGCTGGCCATCTGCGGCTGGGTCGGCCAGGCCTTCTTCACCTCGACCCAACCGGGCAAGAACCTGTTCTCGGCCTTCTGGGAGAGCAACGCCAGCTGGGAGCTGGCCGCCCTGCCGCTGTTCATCTGGATGGGGGAGATCCTCTTTCGCACCAAGCTCAGCGAAGAGATGTTCGAGGGCCTGCGCCCCTGGCTCAACCGCATTCCCGGCCGGCTGATGCACACCACCATTCTGGGCTGCGGCATCTTCGGCTCGGTGTCCGGCTCCTCGGCCGCCACCTGCGCCACCATCAGCAAGGTGGCCCTGCCGGAACTGCTCAAGCGCGGCTACGACGAGCGCATGGCGCTGGGCTCGCTGGCCACGGCGGGCACGCTGGGCATTCTGATTCCGCCGTCGATCACCATGGTGGTGTACGCCGTCGCGGCCGATGCCTCCATCATCCGCATCTTCCTGGCCGGCTTCCTGCCCGGCCTGCTGCTGATGCTGCTGTTCTCCGGCTACATCGGCTGGTGGAGCCTGCGCAACCCGGACAAGGTCCCGCCGGCCGACGCACCCACCACGTTCGCCCAGAAGATCCGCCAGTCGGGCAACCTGATTCCCGTGGCGGTGCTCATCGTCTTCATCGTGTGGGTGCTGGTGGCCGGCTACGCGACGGCCACCGAGTGCGCGGCCTTCGGCGTGGTGGGCTCGCTGGGCCTGGCGCTGTGGAGCCGGTCGCTCACCTGGAAGAACTTCAGCGAAGGGCTGATGAGCACCACGCGCACCAGCTGCATGATCATGTTCATCCTGGCCGGCGCGGCCTTCCTGACCAAGACCATGGCCTTCACCGGCATTCCGCGCGAGCTGGCGGAATGGGTCAACGCCATGAACCTGTCGCCCTTCGCCCTCATCGGCGTGCTGACCATCGTCTACCTGATCCTCGGCACGGCGCTGGACGGCATCAGCATGATCGTGCTGACCAGCGCCGTCGTGCTGCCCATGATCCAGAAGGCCGGGTTCGACCTGATCTGGTTCGGCATCTTCATCGTGCTGCTGGTCGAGATCGCCGAGGTCACGCCGCCGGTCGGCTTCAACCTCTTCGTGCTGCAGAACATGACGGGCAAGGACAGCACCCTCATCGCCAAGGCCGCCATTCCGTTCTTCCTGTGCCTGGTGGTGTGCATCGCGCTGATCACCGCCTTCCCCGAGATCGTCACCGCGCTGCCCGACATGGTGATGGGCAAGGAGCGCTGAACGCGCGCCAGGGCGGTTCGCCGATAACCACCCACTGCCCACACAGGGAGGGCACTGGGCACCGTCCACGCCACTTGGCCGAGGGATCGGGCGCCCCGTGCTACCCGGCCCGGCGCCCGCCGATTCAGACGAAGCGGCTGCGCACCTCATCGGCGTCGGCGCGCAGATCGGCCGCCAGCGCCTCGGCCAGCGCCAGCCGGCGCAGCAGCCACGGATGGAGATCGTGCTCGAACGGGTCCGGCAGCGGCTCGGGCCCCGCCGCCACGGCGCGCCGCCGGTCACCGTCCAACGGAGCCGCAGGGTGGGCCCCGGTAAGCACGGCGTCGATGCGTTCGGCCGTGTGCGCCAGCGGGCCCTCCACCCGCTCGGGCTGCAGCCGCCCCCGGCGCAGCAGCAGCATGGTCTTGACCGCCGTGAGCTGGGCCAGCAGCTGGTAGCAATGGGCCTGCAGGCGTTCCAACGTGGCGACCGGTGGCCGCACCGCGCGGGGCTCCCTGAGCGAGCGGCCGGTCGCCTGCACCAGGGCGGACAGGCTGTCGTAGGCCTCGCGCCGCGCCAGGCGCCAGGCCAGCTCAGGGGCGTTGTCCACCGCCTGCAGCTGGCCCAGCGCGAGCGCCACGCGCGCATGCCGCGCCTGGGCCGCCACCGTGCGGGCGACCAGCGCTGGAATCTGTGAGCGCTCCCACGACGGCAGCACGTAGCTGCACGCCCAGGCGATGCCCGTACCGATCAGCGTATCGGCCATCCGCTCGAACAGCGCGAAAGTCGTACTCACGCCGTGGTTGAGCATGTGCGACTGCACCAGCCCCAGCACCGTGGCCGCCACGGCGGTAATGAGGTAACGCCGCACCGCAAAACCATGCGCCACGGCCTGGGCCAGCGTCAGGCAGGCGATCAGCGCCAGCGGTGAAAAGTGCGCGGAGAGCACGCCCAGCGCCAGCACGCAGCCCAGGAGCGTGCCGGCCACGCGGGCGTTGCGCCGCTCCAGCGTCTGCGCCAGGCTGCCGCGCAGCACCACCACGATGGTCAGCAGAATCCAGTACGCATGGGTGCCCCAGGGCAGTGCGAGCGACACGGCATAGCCGGTGCCGATGGCCAGGGACGCCCGCAGCGCGTGGCGCAGCGGCGGCGCGTCCCACCGCCACAGGCCGGCGAAGGGCTGCCACGACCAGGCCGTGGGGCTCACGAACATCTGCCAGTTGGCGCGCACCACGGCCAGGTTGGGCTCGGCCGTTCCGCGCGCCAGGGCCACCAGCCGCTGCAGTTCGTCGCTGATGTGCCCCATGCGGTCGGCCAGTGCTCGGGCCAGCAACTGCGGCGAAGGCCCGCTTCCCTGGGCCGGTGGCAGGCCGGCATCGGCAGACCAGCGCAGCTCGGCCAGCCGGGCGCGGCGGTCGGGCACCGGCTGCGGCGTGCGGCCCAGCAGCAGGGCGTCGGCCAGGCGCGCCACATCACGGGCCATTTCGCGCAGCAGCGCCTGCAGACCCAGCAGCACCGGAGCATGGCCGGGATGGGCCTGCAGCGTATCCAGGTCGAGCTCGCAGGCCAGCAGGTGATCG from Paracidovorax wautersii includes:
- a CDS encoding peptidase M14 — encoded protein: MTDHAASSTLLLDTTVERTLTAWESEWAQAPWRNAHVEGWLFEGVAERRAAERRLAAAGVHARLRCAYKPLVHYFLEEVAAEQVAQAVVRCPAPIHGAARRFQVEAYPLAALLRPGALRWDDTRPGHGPWYDVTLTMDDGTVQSHRVFVPLRAHADAIGAPQVSPTGWLRVGRGPGGGELRDEAVTTDFEALFAHVIDTVRRHPWPQQEPYFERLDIRIDLHGFEQALPGMDEVMSSYEALHEDVYFSLLEMFQQHSGRATGDRRLQPGQTVPDIRPATGAPRVRIALRPFDTAAQDASAWTDATAGQPFEAMGMAPPPERVAATLAQWPGQRFGATSRQGRAVQGLYHPGSDVPVFISGGQHANETSGVVGALRAAQALLAQRPGAHFALLPLENPDGYALHRELGAQHPHHMHHAARYSALGDDIAYREGEGAPLYERAAREQALALSGAQLHINLHGYPAHEWTRPLSGYVPRGFEQWMLPKGFFLILRCHAGWQDRGRALLQAVTAALRSVPGLPEYNARQMALYAQHAGPIPFEVLHGTACLQSETSDGAPVTLITEFPDETIGGDAFRFAHTVQKATVLAAQQAWQEIAARPQQP
- a CDS encoding winged helix DNA-binding protein; its protein translation is MKPAAQPKPGHAPIVSSAHLVSAHSAEMSEFEFGLIVAGNAFERWIVHCMAAAGLRDLTPLDVIVLHHVTHRARDKRLADICFIMNVEDTHVVNYSLKKLLSLRVVASSKNGKDVTYAATEAGKAYVQRYREIRESCLIDALNADDALNRDIGELARLLRVLSGMYDQAARAAASL
- a CDS encoding TRAP transporter substrate-binding protein, with translation MKRRTLSLLAIGLAGSLGVPSAMAQTKWDLASAYPITNFHTENLQQFAKDVDAATSGKLKITVHANASLFKANEIKRAVQGGQAPAGEILLPNFENENPIFGADGIPFLATSYADSKRLYDAQKPVLEKLLNAQGLRLLYTVAWPPQGIYAKKELASVADLRGIKWRAYSPATAKIAELIGAQPVTIQAAELSQAMATGVVESMMTSGSTGYDSKLYESIKYFYDTQAWLPKNAVIVSKKAFDALDKPAQDGLLKAAAEAEARGWKVSAEKNDWYKKALTEKGMKILPPSPKLVADMRQVGDIMLADWLKKAGPDGEAIVAAYRKSAPAK
- a CDS encoding TRAP transporter small permease; translated protein: MRRFLDRLYLGAGALGAVFVALICVLMIAQSVLREMGVRTGALNDVVAWFCAAAAFFAMAHAFKHGDFVRVTLLLEKLPPRRRRQFEVVSLAIGSVAVAYLAWSACLFTYESWEFNDIAQGLLPLPMWIPQLSFAIGSVLLLVAVVDEFVIVLRGGVPTFVREVEERHARGDFSSDI
- a CDS encoding TRAP transporter large permease subunit, which gives rise to MDILMVGGILLLLMIVLLAGGVWIAMTLAICGWVGQAFFTSTQPGKNLFSAFWESNASWELAALPLFIWMGEILFRTKLSEEMFEGLRPWLNRIPGRLMHTTILGCGIFGSVSGSSAATCATISKVALPELLKRGYDERMALGSLATAGTLGILIPPSITMVVYAVAADASIIRIFLAGFLPGLLLMLLFSGYIGWWSLRNPDKVPPADAPTTFAQKIRQSGNLIPVAVLIVFIVWVLVAGYATATECAAFGVVGSLGLALWSRSLTWKNFSEGLMSTTRTSCMIMFILAGAAFLTKTMAFTGIPRELAEWVNAMNLSPFALIGVLTIVYLILGTALDGISMIVLTSAVVLPMIQKAGFDLIWFGIFIVLLVEIAEVTPPVGFNLFVLQNMTGKDSTLIAKAAIPFFLCLVVCIALITAFPEIVTALPDMVMGKER
- a CDS encoding FUSC family protein, whose protein sequence is MRVALSHYVANGISVAVGLMLISALVHVLFGAAAASAASVGVIVTAPPDLPGPRRGKFLQMLPAPLLGLPLFLGVQLLQDQLLALGALIVPATFVSFLAMAWGRRGIPIAVALMFSALFSMAVPAHEGPGALAASLRTTGFFGLGAGLYVLYSVLAHLALNGRYRVQLVADALLALAALMRVQMRQFGSTGRGGDGAAGRPLTGELLSRHAALADQLQSARDVVLESPRTPRRQRLAGMLVLVLEMRDHLLACELDLDTLQAHPGHAPVLLGLQALLREMARDVARLADALLLGRTPQPVPDRRARLAELRWSADAGLPPAQGSGPSPQLLARALADRMGHISDELQRLVALARGTAEPNLAVVRANWQMFVSPTAWSWQPFAGLWRWDAPPLRHALRASLAIGTGYAVSLALPWGTHAYWILLTIVVVLRGSLAQTLERRNARVAGTLLGCVLALGVLSAHFSPLALIACLTLAQAVAHGFAVRRYLITAVAATVLGLVQSHMLNHGVSTTFALFERMADTLIGTGIAWACSYVLPSWERSQIPALVARTVAAQARHARVALALGQLQAVDNAPELAWRLARREAYDSLSALVQATGRSLREPRAVRPPVATLERLQAHCYQLLAQLTAVKTMLLLRRGRLQPERVEGPLAHTAERIDAVLTGAHPAAPLDGDRRRAVAAGPEPLPDPFEHDLHPWLLRRLALAEALAADLRADADEVRSRFV